The following proteins are encoded in a genomic region of Streptococcus constellatus subsp. constellatus:
- a CDS encoding LTA synthase family protein, which produces MKFLRKNFEQISFILISFLMLDVTIVNISMALRSHTNIMTYPFLGVEILLSSLLLFGISFLISNLLYKKLISWAIIIYFLYTSFSYLLQVTRNVNDPSFKVEKIFQNHFLQLYFLPVLFVITVMVVLYKLVFKLKRWTTFEGLHIDESNSNRIEDLLLAQFLLSLVFSDNKFLNVITKTGFLSKFYEEKLQINELFVFSLTSLIFLIFAIGSVLSFLAVKGMRDLYKNKNSFSVTVLFSAVFAMIFNYTIQNSIRGDISVLDLRLFAGASLFQIIVFFITFIWLYVVFNRFLLPTIFILIVGIGGSVASALKFQYRQEPILPSDLVWLRNPKILLDFLNGHYIIYVILALLLLGFLYWIFRKKILPNKMVLSTKYRMVLLILPIVFYLGLFQVFSSKKDGKITENIPVVSILNNYHDLTWFGNTVNSQIRSLTFVWFAQLSDVTMTRPKQYSKKTIKNLEEKYKHIAANYNQSRIEKIENQTVIYLLSESFSDPARVEGVTMSGNPIPNIQEIKNQTTSGLMKSDGYGGGTANMEFQTLTGLPFYNLSPSTSVIYTEVVPGMNKFPSISDFYNRKNRTVIHLASPSNYSRNIIYNNLGFNKFIHYGTKGLKGDQISGNYSDKTTYEQILNNLKENQSQFFSVMTMQNHMPWTEPNPVTISANYAGFSDADNQTLSNYVRMLHHTDTATKDFLDRLSKINKKVTVVFYGDHLPGLYPQSAFKNNPDSQYLTDYFVWSNYETPKLNYPVVNSSDFTALLLEQTNSKVSPYYALLTEVLHKASVDKKDLDVEGQQIAKDLKLIQYDMVAGKGYLSKNFFKVHSE; this is translated from the coding sequence ATGAAATTTTTACGAAAAAATTTTGAGCAAATTAGTTTTATTCTGATTAGCTTTTTGATGCTTGATGTGACTATTGTAAATATTAGTATGGCATTAAGGAGTCATACTAATATAATGACTTATCCCTTTTTAGGAGTAGAAATTTTACTATCTAGTCTTTTATTATTTGGTATTAGTTTTCTTATTTCTAATTTGTTATATAAGAAACTGATAAGTTGGGCTATTATTATTTATTTTTTATACACTAGTTTTTCTTATTTACTGCAAGTGACTAGAAATGTTAATGATCCGTCATTTAAAGTTGAAAAAATATTTCAAAATCATTTTTTACAGCTATATTTTTTACCAGTTTTATTTGTGATTACCGTCATGGTTGTTCTGTATAAATTGGTTTTTAAATTAAAGAGATGGACTACTTTTGAAGGATTACACATTGATGAAAGCAATTCAAACAGGATAGAAGATTTACTTTTAGCTCAATTCTTGTTATCCCTTGTCTTTTCTGATAATAAATTTTTGAATGTTATTACAAAGACAGGATTTTTAAGTAAATTTTATGAAGAGAAACTCCAGATAAATGAATTATTTGTTTTTTCGCTCACTAGTCTAATATTCTTGATATTTGCGATTGGTTCTGTGCTTAGTTTTTTAGCAGTAAAAGGAATGAGAGATCTCTACAAAAATAAAAACAGTTTTTCCGTTACTGTTCTATTTAGCGCCGTTTTTGCCATGATATTTAACTATACAATACAAAATAGTATTAGAGGGGATATATCGGTTTTAGACCTTCGCTTATTTGCTGGCGCCAGTTTGTTTCAAATTATTGTCTTTTTTATAACTTTCATTTGGCTGTATGTAGTTTTTAACCGATTTCTTTTACCGACTATTTTCATTTTAATAGTGGGAATAGGAGGTTCTGTTGCCAGTGCTTTAAAATTTCAATACCGTCAGGAACCCATTTTGCCAAGTGATCTTGTATGGCTGCGAAATCCAAAAATATTACTTGATTTTCTTAATGGTCATTATATTATTTATGTTATTCTGGCTTTGTTGCTTCTCGGATTTCTTTATTGGATTTTTAGAAAAAAGATTCTACCAAATAAGATGGTTCTAAGCACAAAATATCGTATGGTTTTGCTTATATTGCCAATTGTTTTTTACTTAGGGCTGTTTCAGGTGTTTTCTTCTAAAAAGGATGGGAAAATTACTGAAAATATTCCAGTTGTCTCTATCTTAAATAATTATCACGATTTAACATGGTTTGGAAATACTGTTAATTCGCAAATCCGTTCATTGACATTTGTGTGGTTTGCGCAGTTGTCAGACGTTACTATGACACGTCCTAAACAATATTCCAAAAAAACAATTAAAAATTTGGAGGAAAAATATAAGCATATTGCTGCAAATTATAATCAATCCAGAATTGAGAAAATTGAAAACCAGACAGTAATCTATCTCCTGAGTGAAAGTTTTTCTGATCCTGCTCGTGTTGAAGGGGTTACAATGTCAGGAAATCCAATTCCCAATATTCAAGAAATTAAAAATCAAACTACAAGTGGCTTAATGAAATCAGATGGCTATGGCGGCGGTACTGCCAATATGGAATTTCAGACATTGACCGGTTTACCTTTTTATAATTTGTCTCCATCCACTTCCGTTATCTATACAGAAGTAGTGCCCGGAATGAACAAATTTCCATCAATCAGTGATTTTTATAATCGAAAGAATCGTACAGTTATCCACTTAGCTTCACCAAGCAACTATTCTAGAAATATTATCTATAATAATCTAGGGTTTAATAAATTTATCCATTATGGAACGAAGGGATTGAAAGGTGATCAGATTAGTGGAAATTATAGTGACAAAACAACATATGAGCAGATTTTAAATAATCTAAAAGAAAATCAAAGTCAATTCTTTTCTGTTATGACTATGCAGAATCATATGCCTTGGACAGAACCTAATCCTGTGACTATTTCTGCCAATTATGCAGGCTTTTCTGATGCTGATAATCAGACTTTATCCAATTATGTGAGGATGCTGCACCACACAGATACCGCCACAAAAGATTTTCTTGATCGGCTTTCGAAAATCAATAAGAAAGTTACGGTTGTTTTTTATGGAGATCATTTACCAGGGCTTTATCCACAGTCAGCTTTCAAAAATAACCCAGATAGTCAATATTTAACAGATTATTTTGTCTGGAGTAATTACGAGACTCCTAAGTTAAACTATCCTGTTGTAAATTCGAGTGATTTCACAGCTCTGCTTTTAGAACAGACGAATTCAAAAGTGTCCCCTTATTATGCTTTATTAACAGAAGTTTTGCATAAGGCTAGTGTTGATAAAAAAGATTTAGATGTAGAAGGGCAGCAAATTGCAAAAGACCTAAAACTAATTCAGTATGATATGGTGGCTGGTAAAGGCTATTTGTCAAAGAATTTTTTCAAAGTACATAGTGAATAA
- a CDS encoding NAD(P)/FAD-dependent oxidoreductase, which translates to MKKVAIIGAGIVGSTAAYYLSKNSIFQVTIFDHGIGQATKAAAGIISPWFSKRRNKAWYRMARLGADFYLDLIADLQKDGFATKFYQQTGVFLLKKKEKSLETLYELADQRRHESQLIGNLQLFSRAEATEYFPGLQGFDRLLYASGGARVEGSLLTQILLAASGANLIQKKVNLDIRNDTCWVNRSCFDQVILATGAWLPKLLKPLGYQVDIRPQKGQLRDYQTGLVTNDYPVVMPEGELDIIPFQNGKISMGATHENEMGYDLRVDQDLLDKMEQEAFYYFPSLSQANRMSERVGIRAYTSDFSPFFGQVPDLSQVFAASGLGSSGLTTGPLIGYHLAQMVQGKSGSLNPADYPIERYIKTEK; encoded by the coding sequence ATGAAAAAAGTAGCGATTATCGGAGCAGGGATTGTCGGATCGACTGCTGCTTATTATCTATCGAAAAATTCTATCTTTCAGGTGACCATTTTTGATCATGGAATAGGTCAGGCAACCAAGGCAGCAGCTGGTATTATCAGCCCATGGTTTTCCAAACGGCGTAATAAAGCGTGGTATCGTATGGCACGACTGGGAGCAGATTTTTATCTGGATTTGATAGCTGATTTACAGAAGGACGGTTTTGCAACGAAGTTTTATCAGCAAACTGGCGTCTTTTTGTTGAAGAAAAAAGAGAAGAGTCTGGAGACGCTCTATGAGTTAGCAGACCAACGGCGGCATGAGTCGCAACTAATTGGCAACTTGCAGTTATTTTCACGAGCGGAAGCAACGGAGTACTTTCCGGGGCTTCAGGGTTTTGACCGGCTGCTCTATGCTTCTGGAGGAGCACGCGTGGAAGGTTCTTTATTGACTCAGATTCTGCTTGCGGCTAGTGGTGCAAACCTAATCCAAAAGAAAGTAAATTTGGATATTCGAAATGATACTTGCTGGGTTAATCGTTCTTGTTTTGATCAAGTTATATTAGCAACAGGAGCGTGGTTGCCTAAGCTGTTGAAACCACTAGGTTATCAAGTGGATATTCGTCCACAAAAAGGTCAATTACGAGATTATCAGACTGGTCTGGTGACAAATGATTATCCAGTGGTCATGCCAGAAGGAGAGCTAGATATTATTCCTTTTCAAAATGGCAAAATCAGTATGGGCGCTACTCACGAAAATGAAATGGGCTATGATTTAAGAGTGGATCAAGACTTGCTGGATAAAATGGAACAGGAAGCTTTTTACTATTTTCCTAGCTTGTCTCAAGCAAACAGAATGAGCGAACGGGTCGGAATTCGAGCCTATACCAGTGACTTTTCTCCCTTTTTTGGTCAGGTGCCAGATCTTTCGCAAGTATTTGCAGCCAGTGGTTTAGGCTCTTCTGGTTTGACGACAGGTCCTCTCATCGGTTATCATTTAGCTCAGATGGTTCAGGGAAAAAGCGGTAGCTTAAATCCAGCGGATTATCCTATTGAAAGATACATTAAGACAGAGAAATAG
- the rfbA gene encoding glucose-1-phosphate thymidylyltransferase RfbA, with product MKGIILAGGSGTRLYPLTRAASKQLMPVYDKPMIYYPLSTLMLAGIKDILIISTPTDLPRFEDLLGDGSEFGIRLSYAEQPSPDGLAQAFIIGADFIGDDHVALILGDNIYHGPGLSKMLQKAASKGKGATVFGYQVKDPERFGVVEFDENMNAISIEEKPEQPRSNYAVTGLYFYDNDVVEIAKNIKPSPRGELEITDVNKAYLDRGDLSVELMGRGFAWLDTGTHESLLEAAQYIETVQRMQNVQVANLEEIAYRMGYITKEQVHDLAQSLKKNEYGHYLLRLIGEE from the coding sequence ATGAAAGGTATTATTCTTGCAGGCGGCTCTGGTACACGTTTGTATCCTTTGACTAGAGCTGCATCTAAACAACTCATGCCGGTTTATGATAAACCCATGATTTATTATCCGCTATCAACCCTCATGCTGGCTGGTATCAAGGACATCTTGATTATCTCAACACCGACAGATCTCCCTCGCTTTGAGGATTTGTTGGGCGATGGCTCGGAGTTTGGTATCAGACTTTCTTATGCTGAGCAACCAAGTCCAGATGGCTTGGCGCAAGCCTTTATTATCGGTGCTGACTTTATCGGCGATGACCATGTGGCTTTGATTTTAGGTGATAATATTTATCATGGTCCAGGCCTTAGCAAAATGTTGCAAAAAGCTGCTTCTAAAGGAAAGGGAGCTACTGTTTTTGGTTATCAAGTGAAAGATCCAGAGCGTTTCGGTGTGGTTGAATTTGATGAAAATATGAATGCGATCTCTATCGAAGAAAAACCAGAACAACCCCGTTCTAACTACGCAGTTACAGGACTTTATTTCTATGATAACGATGTTGTAGAAATTGCAAAAAATATCAAACCTAGCCCACGTGGAGAGCTGGAAATCACTGATGTCAATAAGGCTTACTTAGACCGCGGTGATTTGTCTGTTGAGCTTATGGGACGTGGTTTTGCTTGGTTGGATACCGGCACACACGAGAGCTTGTTAGAAGCTGCTCAATACATTGAAACCGTCCAACGTATGCAAAATGTGCAAGTAGCAAACTTAGAAGAAATTGCTTACCGCATGGGTTATATTACCAAAGAACAAGTGCATGATTTGGCACAATCACTTAAAAAGAACGAATACGGTCATTACTTATTGCGCTTGATTGGAGAAGAATAA
- a CDS encoding Nif3-like dinuclear metal center hexameric protein, with amino-acid sequence MLASDFINRYEAYCPQDLSEEGDVRGLQIGTLNKEVKRVLVALDIREQTVAEAIEKGVDLILVKHAPIFRPIKDLVAERSQNQIYIDLIKHDIAVYVSHTNIDIVDDGLNDWFCDLLEITDTDYLSETAPGYGIGRIGKIVPQTFGEFAIKVKEVFDLDSLRLVTYSVVDLERTIEKVAICGGSGQSLYKEAFAKGAQVYITGDIYYHTAQDMLSDGLLALDPGHHIEVLFVEKLVKKFQDWKVKEGWEVEFLASQVSTNPFKHI; translated from the coding sequence ATGCTGGCGAGTGATTTTATTAATCGTTATGAAGCGTACTGCCCTCAGGACTTATCCGAGGAGGGAGATGTTCGAGGATTGCAAATTGGAACTCTGAATAAGGAAGTTAAGCGGGTGCTGGTGGCATTGGATATCCGCGAGCAGACAGTTGCAGAGGCGATTGAAAAGGGAGTGGATTTGATTTTGGTTAAGCATGCTCCAATTTTTCGTCCTATTAAAGATTTGGTGGCGGAGCGATCTCAGAATCAAATTTACATCGATCTGATTAAGCATGATATTGCAGTTTATGTCAGCCATACCAATATTGATATTGTAGATGATGGTCTTAATGACTGGTTCTGTGATCTACTGGAAATCACCGATACGGATTATCTTAGCGAAACAGCTCCCGGATACGGTATTGGGCGTATTGGCAAGATCGTGCCTCAGACTTTTGGAGAATTTGCAATCAAGGTTAAGGAAGTTTTTGATTTGGATAGCCTGCGTTTGGTGACTTATTCGGTTGTGGATCTGGAGAGAACGATTGAGAAAGTAGCGATCTGTGGTGGCAGTGGTCAATCCTTGTACAAAGAGGCATTTGCTAAGGGAGCACAAGTTTATATTACGGGCGATATTTACTACCATACAGCACAAGATATGTTAAGTGATGGTCTTTTAGCATTGGATCCGGGCCACCATATAGAAGTGCTCTTTGTGGAAAAATTAGTTAAAAAGTTTCAAGACTGGAAAGTAAAAGAGGGCTGGGAAGTTGAATTTTTAGCCAGTCAGGTTTCTACAAATCCTTTTAAACATATCTAA
- a CDS encoding 8-oxo-dGTP diphosphatase, translating into MTEKILNWVNICVKKGDKVLLLNRQHDDFKGWIQPGGKVEFPESFFEAAVRELKEETGLIALNLQLKGISGFTNPTKAERYVYYDFLCENFEGELLTKSREGQPKWWSIDELDSISMQDDIRDRLPLYWRKGSFERIHYWDEENHCIKETKTILYD; encoded by the coding sequence ATGACAGAAAAAATTTTAAATTGGGTTAATATTTGTGTGAAAAAAGGGGACAAAGTTCTTTTGCTTAACCGCCAGCATGATGATTTTAAAGGCTGGATTCAACCAGGTGGGAAAGTTGAGTTTCCAGAATCTTTTTTTGAAGCAGCTGTGCGAGAGTTGAAAGAGGAAACAGGATTGATAGCTTTGAATTTACAGCTTAAAGGCATTTCAGGTTTTACCAATCCGACAAAAGCAGAGCGTTATGTCTATTATGATTTTCTATGTGAGAATTTTGAAGGAGAACTACTAACAAAATCACGAGAAGGTCAGCCAAAATGGTGGTCAATTGATGAACTGGATTCAATATCTATGCAGGATGATATCAGGGATAGGCTTCCTTTATACTGGCGTAAAGGATCCTTTGAGCGTATTCACTATTGGGATGAAGAAAATCATTGTATCAAAGAAACCAAGACGATATTGTATGACTGA
- a CDS encoding dTDP-4-dehydrorhamnose 3,5-epimerase family protein codes for MFEQFFEKKLAARKIKAIPGMLEFDIPVHGDNRGWFKENFQKEKMVPLGFPESFFAEGKLQNNVSFSRKNVLRGLHAEPWDKYISVADGGKVLGSWVDLREGETFGNTYQTVIDASKGIFVPRGVANGFQVLSDTVSYSYLVNDYWALELKPKYAFVNYADPALGIEWENLDQAEVSEADKNHPMLKDVKPLTKDML; via the coding sequence ATGTTTGAACAATTTTTTGAAAAAAAATTAGCAGCTCGTAAGATTAAAGCCATTCCTGGCATGCTGGAATTTGATATTCCAGTTCATGGAGACAATCGTGGCTGGTTCAAGGAAAACTTTCAAAAAGAAAAAATGGTGCCCCTTGGTTTTCCAGAAAGCTTTTTTGCAGAAGGTAAGCTTCAAAACAATGTCAGCTTTTCCCGCAAAAATGTGCTCCGTGGACTCCATGCAGAACCCTGGGACAAGTACATTTCTGTCGCAGATGGCGGAAAAGTTCTCGGTTCTTGGGTTGATTTGCGTGAAGGGGAAACATTCGGAAATACCTACCAAACGGTCATTGATGCCAGCAAAGGAATTTTTGTGCCTCGCGGTGTAGCAAATGGCTTCCAAGTATTGTCAGATACGGTTTCTTATAGTTATTTGGTCAATGATTACTGGGCATTGGAATTGAAACCTAAGTATGCTTTTGTCAACTATGCTGACCCTGCTCTTGGGATTGAATGGGAAAATCTTGACCAAGCAGAAGTATCTGAAGCAGATAAGAATCATCCAATGCTTAAGGATGTTAAACCTTTGACCAAAGATATGTTATAA
- a CDS encoding tRNA (adenine(22)-N(1))-methyltransferase, which translates to MQVKNISKRLGKVASFVPQGTKILDVGSDHAYLPIYLMQQRRIVSAIAGEVVDGPYQSAVANVSDNELSDKISVRLANGLAAFDEKDQIDVIIIAGMGGRLIADILANGSAKLASVKRLILQPNNREDELRRWLCGHDFQIIEETLVEENGKFYEIIIAEQGKQVLNVDQERFGPYLMREQSTIFRDRWRWEADKLEKALAKIPEKNLAERSAMSQKIKQIKEVLHAGE; encoded by the coding sequence ATGCAAGTAAAGAATATCTCAAAGCGATTGGGGAAAGTGGCTAGTTTTGTTCCACAGGGTACTAAAATTTTGGATGTAGGGAGTGATCATGCTTATTTGCCTATTTATTTAATGCAGCAGAGACGAATTGTGTCGGCTATTGCTGGCGAAGTTGTTGATGGGCCTTATCAATCTGCAGTTGCCAATGTGTCGGACAATGAATTGTCCGATAAAATTTCTGTCCGCTTGGCAAATGGTCTGGCAGCTTTTGATGAAAAAGATCAGATTGACGTTATTATCATTGCAGGGATGGGAGGACGATTGATAGCAGATATTTTAGCTAATGGCAGTGCGAAATTGGCATCTGTTAAGCGTCTGATTCTTCAGCCTAACAATCGGGAAGATGAACTTCGCAGGTGGTTGTGTGGTCATGATTTTCAAATTATTGAGGAGACTCTTGTGGAAGAAAATGGGAAATTCTACGAAATCATAATAGCTGAGCAGGGGAAGCAAGTGTTGAATGTTGATCAAGAACGCTTTGGACCTTATCTGATGAGAGAACAATCGACAATTTTTCGAGATAGATGGCGCTGGGAAGCAGATAAGTTGGAAAAAGCACTGGCTAAAATTCCAGAGAAAAATCTAGCGGAACGCTCAGCTATGTCCCAAAAAATCAAGCAAATCAAGGAGGTACTCCATGCTGGCGAGTGA